A window of Saccopteryx leptura isolate mSacLep1 chromosome 5, mSacLep1_pri_phased_curated, whole genome shotgun sequence contains these coding sequences:
- the LOC136405149 gene encoding zinc finger protein 343-like isoform X1 → MRLHDPSALGEQDREENREDMETMKNLTLNHEAKGLPSNCTDSLQGKKVKPKTLVPITFRDVAVVFTKAEWRRLSPAQRSLYKEVMLENIRNLLSLAESKLKMDHHTSCLLAFSREPLPSQEVLPMCTDMCDFFPGDSGLWHQERTSFSQSCWKENTEGGSRKDGLRPLFVRTEERETSGTFHSPPRGPSREDHTVLEIEPSSAQGVSPVQTDKRRKKLENPRSGAVKCIEFDLDCSLESNVRTERVTLSGGKRCICRQCGRSLTLQSHLLRHPEVHSSMKNPFLCDECGQRFGDKSKVTKQQITHSGEKPFLCTECGREFEDNSTLRTHQRTHSGDKPFVCPDCGRGFAFKSKLKRHQRIHSGEKPHKCAECGRGFLEKSNLRIHQRIHSGEKPYVCPECKKGFCDNMVLRRHLMTHSREKLFVCPECFVRFTCESLLRKHQMTHSGKNSFVCPECGRGFCINSHLRRHQMSHSKEKPFVCSDCGRRFRYKSNLNKHQRTHSGENPYVCPECRRGFRDNYALRRHLRTHWMEKPFVCPECFLGFSRESLLRGHQMTHLGEKSFVCPECGRGFAYKSALRIHQRTHSGEKPFMCPECGRGFGYKSTLRAHQRTHSGDKPFVCPECGRGFIVNSKLKRHAWTHSGEKPFMCPECGRGFVYKSNFRIHQRTHSGEKPFMCPECGRGFGYKATLITHQRTHTGEKPFVCPECGRGFGDKSTLSRHLRTHSG, encoded by the exons GTCTGCCTTCCAACTGCACTGACTCGCTCCAAGGAAAGAAGGTAAAGCCCAAAACACTG GTACCAATCACGTTCAGGGATGTGGCTGTGGTCTTCACAAAGGCGGAATGGAGGAGGCTGAGCCCTGCGCAGAGGAGCCTGTACAAGGAAGTGATGCTGGAGAACATCAGGAACCTGCTCTCGCTGG CAGAATCAAAGTTAAAAATGGACCATCATACCTCCTGTCTTCTGGCCTTCTCCCGGGAGCCACTGCCCAGCCAAGAAGTGCTTCCCATGTGCACGGACATGTGTGACTTTTTTCCAGGGGATTCAGGCCTGTGGCATCAGGAGCGGACATCTTTTTCTCAGAGTTGTTGGAAGGAAAATACAGAAGGTGGAAGTAGAAAAGATGGCTTGAGACCTTTGTTTGTGAGGACAGAGGAGAGGGAAACCTCAGGCACATTCCACAGCCCACCCCGAGGACCTTCCAGGGAAGATCATACGGTGCTAGAAATAGAGCCCAGCTCAGCCCAAGGGGTAAGCCCTGTGCAGACAgacaagaggaggaagaaattggAAAACCCGAGATCTGGAGCCGTGAAGTGTATTGAGTTTGATCTTGACTGCAGCCTGGAATCAAACGTTAGGACAGAAAGGGTGACCCTCTCAGGGGGGAAGCGCTGTATTTGCAGGCAGTGTGGGCGGAGCCTCACACTTCAGTCCCACCTCCTCAGACACCCTGAGGTGCACTCTTCGATGAAGAATCCATTTCTTTGTGATGAATGTGGCCAAAGATTTGGTGATAAATCAAAAGTCACAAAACAGCAGATAactcactcgggggagaagcccttctTGTGCACAGAGTGTGGACGAGAATTTGAAGATAACTCAACCCTCAGGacacaccagaggactcactctGGGGACAAGCCTTTCGTGTGCCCGGATTGTGGACGAGGATTTGCTTTTAAGTCAAAACTCAAGAGACACCAGAGGATTCACTCGGGTGAAAAGCCCCACAAGTGCGctgagtgtggacgaggatttctTGAAAAGTCAAACCTCAGGATACACCAGAGGattcactcaggggagaagccctacgtGTGCCCTGAGTGCAAAAAAGGATTTTGTGACAATATGGTCCTGAGGAGACATCTGATGACTCACTCAAGGGAGAAGCtctttgtgtgccctgagtgTTTTGTAAGATTTACTTGCGAGTCACTCCTCAGGAAACACCAGATGACTCATTCAGGGAAAAATTCCTTCGTGTGCCCAGAGTGCGGACGAGGATTTTGTATCAACTCCCATCTCAGGAGACACCAGATGTCTCACTCAAAGGAGAAGCCTTTCGTGTGCTCTGATTGTGGACGAAGATTTCGTTATAAGTCAAACCTCAATAaacaccagaggactcactcagGGGAGAACCCCTACGTGTGCCCTGAGTGCAGACGAGGATTTCGTGATAATTATGCCCTCAGGAGACACCTGAGGACTCATTGGATGGAGAAACcctttgtgtgccctgagtgTTTTCTAGGATTTAGTCGTGAGTCACTGCTCAGGGGACACCAGATGACTCACTTAGGGGAGAAGTCCTTCgtgtgcccagagtgtggacgaggatttgcTTATAAGTCAGCCCTCAGGAtacaccagaggactcactcaggggagaagcccttcatGTGCCCAGAGTGCGGACGAGGATTTGGTTATAAGTCAACCCTCAGGGcacaccagaggactcactcagGGGACAAACCCTTTgtgtgcccagagtgtggacgaggatttatTGTTAATTCAAAACTCAAGAGGCATGCGTGgactcactcgggggagaagcccttcaTGTGCCCAGAGTGTGGCCGAGGATTTGTTTATAAGTCAAACTTTAGGATACATCAGAGgactcactcaggggagaagcccttcatgtgcccagagtgtggacgaggatttggtTATAAGGCAACTCTCATAACACACCAGAGGACCCAcacaggggagaagcccttcGTGTGCCctgagtgtggacgaggatttggtGATAAGTCAACCCTCAGTAGACACCTGAGAACTCACTCGGGGTAG